In Deltaproteobacteria bacterium, one DNA window encodes the following:
- a CDS encoding NAD(P)/FAD-dependent oxidoreductase gives MSRHVILGGGPAGIAAIDTIRAVEGSNASITLVSDEPAYSRMVLPYYLAQEIPEPHVLIGDQNYFTRQKVETHLGVRAQAVNAQTKTVTLSDGKTLTFDNLLIATGSSAQRPPFPGANLDGVHTFWTLDDARKTIAKGQGTPEAVLVGAGFIGFIVLNAMAKRGWKLSVVEMEQHVLPRMLDQQGATAVEGWLRNRGVALHTGAQVQGITRDNSGKLTLTLSTGATIRADLVILATGIKPNIEFLSGSGLTMNGGVVVNDRLQTNIPGIYAAGDVAAGIDLLSGTSAVHAIQPTAVDHGRVAGANMAGKETHYPGSLLINVLDVVKLHCASFGLWRAEGREVTIVANPTRPLYRKYVWEGDRLVGALFVGPIDDVTMLNDVGMAKGFIQTKKPLGIWANYIRSHPTDLRRAYVATGVANALIPQTLLGTASRERDYRVNGVTPAAWNKAPHATLVQTRPAKYAELKPTPTPGIGKSQ, from the coding sequence ATGTCACGACATGTCATTCTTGGTGGTGGACCAGCAGGGATAGCAGCAATCGATACGATCCGCGCGGTCGAAGGCTCTAACGCATCGATTACCCTAGTCTCTGATGAACCTGCTTACTCGCGCATGGTTCTGCCCTATTATCTGGCGCAAGAGATTCCTGAACCGCATGTCCTCATCGGTGACCAGAATTACTTCACCCGTCAAAAGGTCGAAACGCACCTTGGGGTGCGGGCTCAGGCCGTAAATGCGCAAACAAAAACAGTCACGCTTAGTGACGGAAAGACTCTGACCTTCGACAATCTACTGATTGCCACTGGTTCTTCTGCGCAGCGACCGCCATTTCCTGGCGCCAACCTTGATGGTGTTCATACGTTCTGGACACTCGATGATGCTCGCAAGACGATCGCCAAAGGACAGGGAACTCCTGAAGCCGTCCTGGTCGGTGCCGGGTTCATCGGCTTCATTGTTCTCAATGCTATGGCTAAACGTGGGTGGAAACTTTCCGTTGTCGAGATGGAACAACACGTCTTGCCGCGTATGCTCGATCAACAAGGAGCGACCGCGGTCGAAGGCTGGCTGCGTAACCGTGGTGTTGCGTTGCATACTGGCGCCCAGGTCCAGGGCATCACACGCGACAACAGCGGCAAGTTGACACTGACATTGAGCACTGGGGCGACGATTCGTGCTGACTTAGTTATCCTCGCGACTGGTATCAAGCCAAACATCGAGTTTCTCTCTGGCTCTGGGCTCACGATGAATGGTGGAGTAGTGGTCAACGACCGGCTACAAACCAACATTCCCGGTATTTATGCTGCGGGTGATGTCGCCGCGGGTATCGACCTACTCTCGGGAACGTCAGCAGTCCATGCAATCCAGCCAACTGCAGTCGATCATGGTCGCGTCGCTGGTGCGAACATGGCCGGTAAAGAAACCCATTATCCAGGCAGCTTACTGATCAACGTACTTGATGTCGTTAAGCTACACTGCGCAAGCTTTGGTCTCTGGCGAGCGGAGGGACGTGAGGTCACAATCGTTGCCAATCCAACACGCCCACTGTACCGCAAGTATGTATGGGAGGGAGATCGTTTAGTTGGCGCACTATTTGTTGGCCCAATCGACGATGTGACAATGTTAAACGACGTGGGAATGGCAAAAGGCTTCATCCAGACCAAGAAGCCTCTAGGAATATGGGCGAACTATATTCGATCGCATCCGACTGATCTGCGTCGCGCTTATGTCGCTACTGGTGTCGCGAACGCATTGATACCGCAGACCCTGTTAGGAACCGCTTCACGCGAGCGAGATTATCGAGTGAATGGAGTGACCCCAGCAGCGTGGAACAAAGCTCCCCATGCAACACTCGTTCAGACGCGACCAGCGAAATACGCAGAACTCAAACCAACACCGAC
- a CDS encoding aldehyde ferredoxin oxidoreductase family protein, which produces MMYGWTGTVLRINLTTRQVTKEPLHEEWARDYIGGRGLGARYLLQEVDPQVEPFSPENKLLVVTGPLTGTNASCGSRYMVVTKGPLTNAITTSNSGGTWGPELKTAGYDMLILEGKASTPVYLWIYNDQVEIREANHLWGKTVWETEELLRTEVGVPDTVIASIGPAGEKLVRFACIMNDLHRAAGRSGVGAVMGSKNLKAIVVRGTGGVRLADPKAYMQAHWEMKTKLRESPVTSQGLPIYGTEVLVNVINEHGALPTNNHQQTVFDKAEDISGETLTETRLVANKACFSCAIACGRVSTLPGAAAGKYSVTTHPHNWKIAGEGPEYEAAWAMGAECGVGDLDALIKANWLCNELGMDSISFGATVAAGMELFEKGAVSAQQTGMPLNFGSAEALIAMAEKTAYREGFGNELAEGSKRMTEKFGRPELFMGVRGQEFAAYEARAIQGMGLGYATSNRGACHLKAYTVAAEILGLPRQMDPRATEGKAEITKLFQDATATVDATGLCQFLTFGIGLEEILPQLSAATGVPYTLEGLLKIGERIWTVERLWNERAGFTGKDDTLPKRILEEPIPTGPAKGQVNRLGEMLPEYYQLRGWTADGKITPEKLKELGLA; this is translated from the coding sequence ATGATGTACGGTTGGACCGGTACGGTCTTACGTATCAATCTCACTACTCGACAGGTCACCAAAGAACCATTGCACGAAGAATGGGCCCGAGATTACATCGGTGGCCGTGGTCTCGGTGCGCGCTATTTGCTGCAAGAAGTCGATCCGCAAGTCGAACCTTTTAGCCCAGAGAACAAGTTGTTGGTGGTGACTGGTCCGTTAACCGGCACCAATGCCTCGTGTGGCTCACGCTACATGGTGGTCACCAAAGGTCCTCTCACCAACGCCATTACCACATCGAACTCAGGTGGCACCTGGGGACCCGAACTCAAAACCGCTGGTTACGATATGTTGATTCTTGAGGGGAAAGCGTCGACTCCTGTTTATCTATGGATCTACAATGACCAAGTTGAAATTCGTGAAGCGAACCACCTGTGGGGTAAAACCGTCTGGGAAACAGAAGAGCTGCTACGCACCGAGGTTGGTGTCCCTGACACGGTGATTGCCAGCATCGGTCCAGCCGGAGAAAAGTTGGTGCGCTTTGCTTGCATCATGAATGATCTGCATCGCGCTGCCGGGCGTTCGGGCGTCGGTGCCGTAATGGGCTCCAAGAACCTGAAAGCCATCGTCGTGCGTGGCACAGGTGGTGTCCGTTTAGCTGACCCTAAAGCGTACATGCAAGCACACTGGGAGATGAAAACCAAGCTGCGGGAATCGCCTGTCACCTCACAGGGCTTGCCGATCTATGGCACAGAAGTGTTGGTCAACGTTATCAATGAACACGGTGCACTACCCACGAATAATCATCAGCAAACTGTCTTCGACAAAGCTGAGGACATCAGTGGAGAAACCCTCACCGAAACACGATTGGTGGCAAATAAAGCATGCTTCTCGTGTGCGATTGCGTGTGGTCGCGTGTCGACGTTGCCCGGTGCTGCCGCAGGAAAATACTCGGTCACAACTCATCCGCATAACTGGAAGATTGCTGGCGAAGGTCCAGAGTACGAAGCCGCATGGGCAATGGGGGCAGAGTGTGGCGTGGGTGACTTAGACGCACTGATCAAAGCTAACTGGTTGTGCAATGAACTTGGCATGGATTCCATTAGTTTTGGCGCGACAGTCGCTGCGGGAATGGAGTTGTTTGAAAAAGGCGCAGTCTCCGCGCAACAGACTGGTATGCCACTGAACTTCGGCAGTGCCGAAGCACTGATCGCAATGGCCGAGAAAACTGCCTACCGTGAAGGTTTCGGTAATGAACTCGCGGAAGGCTCGAAGCGAATGACGGAAAAATTTGGCCGACCCGAGCTGTTCATGGGCGTCAGAGGGCAAGAATTCGCCGCGTATGAAGCCCGGGCAATTCAGGGTATGGGACTGGGTTATGCCACGTCGAATCGTGGCGCGTGTCATCTCAAGGCCTATACGGTCGCGGCTGAGATTCTCGGCCTGCCGCGGCAAATGGACCCACGTGCGACCGAAGGTAAAGCTGAGATCACCAAGCTGTTCCAAGATGCAACGGCAACCGTTGACGCCACTGGTCTTTGTCAGTTCCTCACTTTTGGTATTGGTCTCGAAGAAATTTTGCCGCAGCTCTCGGCAGCAACTGGAGTTCCTTACACCTTGGAAGGACTGCTGAAAATCGGCGAACGCATCTGGACCGTTGAACGCTTGTGGAATGAACGCGCAGGTTTTACGGGGAAGGATGACACCTTACCGAAACGTATCCTCGAAGAGCCAATTCCTACTGGTCCGGCGAAAGGTCAGGTGAATCGCTTAGGCGAGATGCTCCCGGAGTATTATCAACTGCGCGGCTGGACTGCCGACGGGAAGATTACGCCGGAGAAGTTAAAGGAACTCGGGCTTGCGTAA
- a CDS encoding 4Fe-4S dicluster domain-containing protein: MKQLRIIPDKCTSCLQCELACSFVQTGTFQPSRSVIRVYIFDEQASYAPYTCFQCNEAWCMTACPVNAIAIDSQTGAKVVMDNVCVGCAVCTIACPYGTVFYNPDTHKAFKCDLCGGDPACVTACPTGAIEYVDMQQPDWLAAWAQKVNAGLQTMQEGDHS, translated from the coding sequence ATGAAACAATTACGGATCATTCCTGATAAATGTACGAGTTGCTTGCAATGTGAGCTGGCATGCTCGTTTGTCCAAACTGGCACGTTCCAACCGTCACGCTCTGTGATTCGGGTCTATATCTTTGACGAACAAGCCAGTTATGCACCGTATACGTGCTTTCAATGCAATGAAGCCTGGTGCATGACAGCCTGCCCGGTCAATGCGATCGCAATCGATTCACAAACCGGCGCGAAAGTCGTCATGGATAATGTCTGCGTCGGTTGCGCGGTATGTACGATTGCTTGCCCGTATGGCACGGTTTTTTACAATCCAGACACACATAAAGCCTTCAAGTGCGATCTGTGCGGCGGTGACCCGGCGTGTGTCACGGCTTGTCCCACTGGGGCAATCGAATATGTCGATATGCAACAACCTGATTGGCTCGCAGCATGGGCGCAAAAGGTCAATGCTGGGTTACAAACGATGCAGGAAGGAGACCACTCATGA
- a CDS encoding OmpA family protein, whose translation MKRYDVIRQIAVGIGIVFLVGCSQPLSTREKSTIVGTGLGAATGAIIGAAVGNPAAGAAIGGAMGAAGGALVGNQLQNREQVANENEQVIAQQRQELAKNRALLDELKKQNLEARETERGVVVNLPDVLFEFGKANLTSGARDKARDIAEVLNNQAKDRRVSIEGHTDSIGTDAANQTLSERRASSVASALENEGVGQDRIATKGYGKRYPVAPNKNTDGSDNPSGRAKNRRVEVIIENK comes from the coding sequence ATGAAGCGGTATGATGTTATTCGTCAGATAGCAGTCGGCATTGGCATTGTTTTCCTGGTTGGCTGTTCGCAGCCGCTCTCGACACGAGAAAAAAGCACGATTGTTGGCACAGGACTGGGAGCAGCAACCGGGGCAATCATTGGTGCTGCTGTGGGTAACCCTGCCGCTGGTGCGGCGATTGGTGGTGCCATGGGCGCCGCAGGTGGAGCCCTCGTTGGGAACCAGTTACAGAATCGCGAACAGGTAGCCAACGAGAATGAACAAGTCATTGCGCAACAGCGACAAGAACTCGCCAAGAACCGTGCTCTTCTCGATGAACTCAAAAAGCAGAATCTTGAAGCGCGAGAAACGGAACGTGGCGTCGTCGTGAATTTGCCAGATGTCTTGTTTGAGTTCGGCAAAGCGAATCTGACCAGTGGCGCACGCGATAAAGCTCGTGATATCGCCGAGGTGCTCAACAATCAAGCAAAAGATCGGCGCGTGTCGATCGAAGGACACACCGACTCCATAGGCACTGACGCAGCTAATCAAACTCTCTCTGAACGTCGAGCAAGTAGTGTCGCCTCGGCTCTCGAGAATGAAGGTGTAGGCCAAGACCGTATCGCCACCAAAGGGTACGGGAAACGCTATCCAGTTGCGCCGAATAAGAACACCGACGGCTCGGACAACCCATCTGGCCGAGCCAAGAACCGTCGAGTCGAAGTGATTATTGAGAATAAGTAG
- the lspA gene encoding signal peptidase II: MSNRILLAAVIAGIILFLDQLTKTLIAQNVELHQRIPMLAGFFDLTHMRNPGAAFSFLAQAPDWFRQPFFLIATSVAIAALIFFILYAQEEGAFFVIAAASILGGAIGNLIDRLLYGEVIDFLLFYWHDWAWPAFNVADSCITIGVIGLLWASWKQPSTAPHEHAST, translated from the coding sequence ATGTCCAACAGAATACTGCTCGCGGCTGTTATCGCAGGAATCATTCTTTTTCTCGATCAATTGACCAAGACCTTGATTGCGCAAAACGTAGAACTCCATCAGCGTATCCCGATGCTTGCTGGGTTTTTTGATCTGACGCACATGCGGAACCCAGGCGCTGCTTTTAGTTTTCTTGCGCAAGCACCGGACTGGTTCCGGCAGCCATTTTTCCTGATCGCGACCAGCGTGGCGATTGCGGCGCTGATCTTTTTTATCCTCTATGCACAAGAAGAAGGAGCCTTTTTCGTCATTGCAGCAGCAAGCATCCTAGGGGGGGCAATTGGCAACCTCATTGATCGTCTCCTCTATGGTGAAGTGATCGACTTTCTGCTTTTTTACTGGCACGATTGGGCGTGGCCAGCTTTTAACGTTGCTGATAGCTGTATCACGATTGGTGTGATCGGTCTCTTGTGGGCGTCATGGAAACAGCCCTCAACCGCTCCGCACGAACACGCATCCACCTGA
- a CDS encoding isoleucine--tRNA ligase, producing MEAVAENVKLAELELAVLKFWDEKDIFAKSLEHTRHLPPFIFYDGPPFATGLPHYGHLLAGTIKDIIPRFWTMRGRYVERRFGWDCHGLPVEMEIEQSLGLNGKSEIERFGVANFNSECRKIVLRYTQEWEKTVRRMGRWVDFRNDYRTMDMSFMETVWWAFKQLWDSGLVYEGHKVLPYSTRLGTVLSNFEANLNYKDVQDPAITVRFAAEGEENTFFTAWTTTPWTLPSNLALAVGPEVDYVKVRDHSDGTHYILADARIKAYFPKADTYTVEARYKGTDLVGRRFTPLLPYFADRKDVGAFRVIPADYVTTEDGTGIVHIAPAFGEEDFYACQKAGIDMVNPVDDEGKFTAPVSDFLGLHVKEADPKIIERLKRDKTLIRQATIDHSYPFCWRSDTPLIYRAVNTWFVRVEAFRDRLVANNKLTEWVPDHLRDGRFGNWLEGARDWAISRNRYWGTPLPIWQSDDGKDVVCLGSVEELAQRTGTRVSDLHREFVDDLTFPASSGKGMMRRVPHVFDCWFESGSMPYAQLHYPFEHKEDFSRSFPADFIAEGLDQTRGWFYTLMVMASGLFDKPAFHHVVVNGLVLAEDGKKMSKRLKNYPEPEEILAEHGADALRLYLINSPLVRAEELRFSEQGVRDTVRRLLLPWWNAYKFFVTYALVDQWNLALTPAGSSPNILDRWILSRQQTLIQRTNAEMEGYRLYNVVPALVDFLDELTNWYIRFNRRRFWSEGADADKFYAYRTLYEVLLGYAKLMAPFTPFLADAIYRNLVTLHAGQGKDSVHLEPFPTYNEQLVNPELEDAVARMQRVVLLGRSLRNERKVKVRMPLPQLTILHRQQWVLDEIKPLETYIREELNVKEVVYSTAEEAKVALSAKANPQLLGPRFGKNFGTIGKKITNLSLDQMLASEEGKSITLDAESFQPNEIQILRQARDGAPDVRSDRFISIEFPCTLTDELIAEGLAREVVHLIQQMRKDAGYQVEDRIAVTYTTESALASAIERHQAYIQQETLARSLRPVQAQGDRVDTVDIEGMKLTLGVQREG from the coding sequence ATGGAAGCGGTGGCAGAAAACGTTAAACTCGCTGAGCTGGAATTAGCCGTCCTCAAATTCTGGGACGAGAAGGATATTTTCGCCAAGAGCCTGGAACACACTCGGCATCTGCCACCGTTCATTTTTTATGATGGCCCTCCGTTCGCCACTGGCCTTCCACACTACGGCCATCTCTTAGCTGGCACGATTAAAGACATCATTCCCCGCTTCTGGACCATGCGTGGTCGCTATGTGGAACGTCGCTTTGGTTGGGACTGCCACGGTCTCCCAGTCGAAATGGAAATCGAACAGTCTTTGGGATTGAACGGCAAGAGTGAAATCGAACGGTTCGGGGTTGCCAATTTCAACAGTGAATGCCGTAAGATCGTGCTGCGCTATACGCAAGAATGGGAAAAGACAGTCCGGCGTATGGGTCGCTGGGTCGACTTCCGCAACGACTATCGTACGATGGACATGTCGTTCATGGAGACGGTGTGGTGGGCATTCAAACAGTTGTGGGACAGCGGCTTGGTTTATGAAGGTCACAAAGTGTTGCCATACTCTACTCGTCTGGGCACGGTACTTTCAAACTTCGAAGCCAATCTGAACTACAAAGATGTCCAGGACCCGGCTATCACCGTGCGTTTTGCCGCTGAAGGAGAAGAAAATACCTTCTTTACCGCCTGGACAACCACTCCTTGGACGTTACCGAGTAATCTCGCGTTAGCGGTCGGGCCCGAAGTCGATTACGTCAAAGTCCGCGACCACAGCGATGGCACCCACTACATTCTCGCTGACGCACGCATAAAAGCGTATTTCCCCAAGGCTGACACCTACACAGTCGAGGCACGATACAAAGGAACCGACCTCGTCGGGCGTCGCTTTACTCCGCTCTTGCCCTATTTTGCTGACCGCAAGGACGTTGGTGCCTTTCGTGTCATTCCAGCTGATTACGTCACCACCGAGGACGGTACGGGTATCGTTCACATTGCTCCAGCATTTGGTGAAGAGGACTTCTATGCCTGTCAAAAAGCAGGCATCGACATGGTGAACCCAGTCGATGACGAAGGAAAGTTCACTGCACCAGTGAGTGATTTTCTTGGCCTGCATGTTAAAGAGGCAGATCCAAAGATCATCGAGCGACTGAAACGCGACAAAACACTGATCCGCCAAGCAACGATCGATCATAGCTACCCGTTCTGCTGGCGCAGTGACACCCCGCTGATCTATCGTGCGGTCAACACATGGTTCGTGCGTGTGGAAGCGTTTCGCGACCGCCTCGTTGCGAATAACAAACTCACAGAGTGGGTTCCTGATCATTTGCGTGATGGTCGCTTTGGCAACTGGCTTGAGGGTGCACGCGATTGGGCTATCAGCCGCAACCGTTACTGGGGCACCCCGTTGCCGATCTGGCAGAGTGACGATGGCAAAGACGTAGTCTGCCTCGGCAGTGTCGAGGAACTCGCGCAGCGCACGGGCACAAGAGTGTCAGACCTGCATCGCGAGTTTGTCGACGACCTCACATTTCCTGCCTCATCAGGCAAGGGCATGATGCGACGCGTACCACATGTCTTCGACTGTTGGTTTGAAAGTGGCTCGATGCCCTATGCACAGTTGCATTATCCGTTCGAACACAAAGAAGATTTTTCACGATCGTTTCCTGCAGATTTCATCGCCGAAGGACTCGATCAAACCCGTGGGTGGTTTTACACACTCATGGTGATGGCGTCCGGGTTGTTCGATAAGCCTGCTTTTCATCACGTTGTCGTCAACGGCCTTGTTCTTGCCGAAGACGGCAAGAAGATGAGCAAACGGCTCAAGAATTATCCCGAGCCAGAAGAAATCTTAGCCGAGCACGGGGCCGATGCGTTACGGCTTTATCTCATCAACTCACCACTTGTGCGAGCTGAAGAGTTACGGTTCAGTGAACAAGGCGTGCGCGATACCGTGCGTCGTTTGCTATTGCCGTGGTGGAATGCCTATAAATTTTTTGTCACCTACGCTCTGGTCGATCAATGGAACCTAGCCCTGACACCGGCAGGCTCCTCACCCAACATTCTTGATCGCTGGATTCTGTCGCGGCAGCAGACGTTGATTCAGCGCACCAACGCCGAGATGGAAGGATACCGGCTCTACAACGTCGTCCCAGCACTGGTTGATTTTCTTGATGAACTAACCAATTGGTACATCCGTTTCAACCGTCGCCGCTTCTGGAGTGAAGGCGCAGATGCTGACAAGTTCTACGCCTATCGTACCTTGTATGAGGTGTTGCTCGGCTACGCCAAACTGATGGCACCATTTACACCGTTTCTTGCTGACGCCATCTATCGCAATCTCGTCACCCTCCACGCCGGGCAGGGCAAGGACAGTGTCCATCTTGAGCCGTTCCCGACGTACAATGAGCAATTAGTGAATCCTGAACTCGAAGACGCCGTCGCGCGTATGCAGCGTGTTGTGCTGCTGGGACGGAGCTTACGTAATGAACGCAAAGTCAAAGTCCGCATGCCACTGCCGCAACTGACAATTCTTCATCGTCAGCAATGGGTTCTCGATGAGATCAAACCGCTGGAAACGTACATCCGTGAAGAACTCAACGTCAAAGAGGTGGTGTACAGCACAGCAGAAGAGGCAAAGGTTGCCCTCAGCGCGAAAGCTAATCCGCAACTGTTAGGTCCTCGTTTTGGCAAGAACTTTGGTACCATTGGCAAGAAGATCACCAACCTTTCGCTCGACCAAATGCTGGCAAGCGAAGAGGGCAAGTCCATCACACTCGATGCAGAGTCATTTCAACCCAACGAAATTCAGATCTTGCGTCAGGCTCGCGATGGCGCCCCTGACGTACGTTCGGATCGTTTCATTTCCATTGAATTTCCGTGTACGCTCACTGATGAATTGATTGCTGAGGGCTTAGCACGCGAAGTCGTCCATCTCATTCAACAAATGCGTAAAGATGCCGGGTATCAAGTGGAAGATCGCATTGCCGTCACCTATACAACCGAATCTGCCCTTGCATCAGCCATTGAGCGACATCAGGCGTACATTCAGCAAGAAACGCTGGCGCGGTCGCTGCGACCGGTTCAAGCCCAAGGAGATCGGGTTGATACAGTCGACATCGAAGGCATGAAACTCACGCTCGGCGTGCAACGCGAAGGATAA
- a CDS encoding DUF3553 domain-containing protein → MRDGPRLYLRLGDRVAHLRYEEWGNGVVVEEMTSTLIGGTCLVRILFDDGQQRTFSNDLDSDICCYYFGIRRQSHSLFGGERKRSSRSSLAKRLPHE, encoded by the coding sequence GTGCGCGACGGACCGCGACTCTACTTACGATTGGGCGACCGCGTTGCTCACCTTCGCTACGAAGAGTGGGGCAATGGTGTTGTAGTCGAAGAAATGACCTCGACTTTGATTGGTGGCACCTGCCTTGTACGGATTCTGTTCGATGACGGCCAACAACGGACCTTCAGCAACGACCTCGATAGTGACATTTGCTGTTATTATTTTGGCATCCGCCGACAATCACACTCGCTGTTTGGTGGCGAACGTAAACGTTCAAGCCGTTCTTCCTTGGCGAAACGGCTGCCGCACGAGTAA
- a CDS encoding CoA transferase, translating to MSDEQPRDSLLAGIKVLDFTHVLAGPTCTRILADLGAEVVKIESAPNGDVARSMFHVKENLSAMFLYTCAGKKSLCVDLKKPEGLQIAKDLVATFDVVVENFAPGVMKKLGLEYAALKAINPKIIMASISGFGQTGPWADRTSFDIIGQAMSGVMHMTGEPDGPPQYVGNGIGDPNAGVHTALAICASLFYRDRTGKGQYIDIAQVDSLLYLDLCNLPYYALSHGAFNPKRFGAYHYAVAPLGVFKGNDGYVVLQAIEHQWPQFAKAIGREDLLTNAKFATNAKRLENKVELAKIIEDWLQSFPNNEAALNALAEQRVPCAPILDLGGALSHPQTLARGMVTQIEHPVYGTMPIVNTPFAMSEAPRHIQGPAPFLGQHNAEVLKRYLNYDEGHITQLTQSAVLFEEERVKELRQRGVI from the coding sequence ATGAGCGATGAACAGCCACGCGATTCGTTACTCGCTGGGATCAAGGTGTTAGATTTTACCCATGTTCTGGCTGGGCCGACGTGCACCCGCATCCTTGCTGACCTGGGAGCAGAAGTGGTGAAGATCGAGTCTGCGCCAAATGGTGATGTTGCACGTAGCATGTTTCATGTCAAAGAGAACCTGAGCGCGATGTTCTTGTATACCTGCGCTGGTAAGAAGAGTCTCTGTGTGGACTTGAAGAAACCGGAAGGCCTGCAAATTGCCAAAGACCTGGTTGCGACGTTCGACGTTGTGGTCGAAAATTTTGCACCAGGAGTGATGAAGAAGCTTGGCCTGGAGTACGCTGCGCTCAAAGCGATCAATCCAAAAATCATCATGGCGTCGATTTCAGGATTTGGCCAGACTGGTCCGTGGGCTGATCGCACCAGCTTTGATATTATTGGTCAGGCCATGAGTGGAGTGATGCACATGACTGGCGAACCCGATGGCCCGCCACAATATGTGGGGAATGGCATCGGTGATCCCAACGCTGGCGTACATACTGCGCTAGCGATTTGTGCGTCGCTGTTCTATCGCGACCGCACCGGCAAAGGACAATACATCGATATCGCGCAGGTCGATTCGCTGCTCTATCTCGACTTATGCAACCTTCCCTATTACGCACTTTCTCATGGCGCATTTAATCCGAAACGCTTTGGCGCGTATCATTACGCAGTTGCTCCGCTTGGTGTTTTCAAGGGAAATGACGGGTACGTCGTTCTGCAAGCGATTGAACATCAATGGCCACAATTCGCCAAAGCGATCGGACGCGAAGATTTACTCACCAATGCAAAATTTGCGACCAACGCCAAGCGACTGGAGAATAAAGTGGAGCTAGCGAAGATCATCGAAGATTGGTTACAATCGTTTCCCAATAATGAAGCGGCACTAAATGCGCTGGCAGAGCAACGCGTTCCTTGCGCTCCTATACTTGATCTCGGTGGTGCGCTCAGTCACCCACAGACACTTGCGCGTGGGATGGTCACGCAGATCGAACATCCGGTGTATGGAACGATGCCAATCGTCAATACACCTTTTGCGATGTCCGAAGCACCGCGTCACATCCAAGGGCCAGCCCCGTTTCTTGGTCAACACAATGCCGAGGTGCTGAAACGTTACCTCAACTATGACGAAGGACACATTACGCAACTCACGCAATCCGCCGTGCTCTTTGAAGAGGAGCGGGTGAAAGAACTCCGACAACGCGGAGTGATCTAG